One part of the Bacteroidia bacterium genome encodes these proteins:
- a CDS encoding ATP-binding protein, producing MESPEILKNIIRRERLARKSAEQIIEQKALEIFLANEELKALNQSLEEKVMVRTQEIEASYQALQMAKIQAELATKAKSEFLSNMSHEIRTPLNAILGFTDLIIQQNEDDTTGEFASTIKYAAENLMKVINEILDFSKIEAGKVTFEQIDFDFNKLIDGLKKIFATRAEEKSLDFSIEVDPSVPNVLVADGTKLNQILINLIGNGFKFTEKGHIKVKVSSEQNLGLPLMLRFEVEDTGIGIPKSKQLEIFSNFTQANSSTTRVYGGTGLGLSITKKFIELQGGKIWLESEENKGSTFFFEIPVKVGKQDKLVGKKSIQFDNNLFKDIKILVVEDVAVNRKLMHQIFRRKNIEVDFAVDGKDAVKSLAEKAFDLVFMDLHMPIMDGKQATQIIRNPVSPVLNHDIPIIALTADAFEDTKTEVLEVGMDGFLTKPIDVEKLYMTLYDLFVLNQD from the coding sequence ATGGAATCTCCGGAAATACTCAAGAATATAATACGTAGGGAAAGATTGGCCCGAAAATCGGCTGAGCAGATCATAGAGCAAAAAGCCCTTGAGATTTTTTTGGCCAATGAAGAACTCAAGGCACTCAATCAGTCTCTGGAGGAAAAGGTCATGGTCCGAACCCAGGAAATTGAAGCTTCATATCAAGCCCTGCAAATGGCCAAGATTCAGGCAGAGCTGGCAACCAAAGCAAAGTCCGAATTTCTCTCAAATATGAGTCATGAGATTCGTACTCCTTTGAACGCTATTTTGGGCTTTACGGACCTGATTATTCAGCAAAATGAGGATGATACCACCGGAGAATTTGCCAGCACGATTAAATACGCTGCGGAAAACCTGATGAAGGTGATCAATGAAATTCTTGATTTTTCGAAAATTGAAGCCGGGAAGGTGACCTTCGAACAGATTGATTTTGATTTCAATAAATTGATCGATGGCTTGAAAAAGATTTTCGCTACGAGAGCAGAGGAGAAGTCCCTGGATTTTTCTATTGAAGTAGATCCCTCTGTTCCCAATGTCTTGGTAGCAGATGGGACTAAGCTGAATCAAATTTTGATAAACCTGATTGGAAATGGCTTTAAGTTTACCGAGAAGGGGCATATCAAGGTTAAAGTAAGTTCAGAGCAAAACCTGGGCTTACCTCTGATGCTTCGTTTTGAGGTAGAAGACACCGGTATAGGGATTCCCAAGTCCAAGCAATTGGAGATTTTTTCAAATTTTACTCAGGCAAATAGTTCCACTACCCGGGTATATGGAGGTACCGGTCTGGGATTGAGCATTACCAAGAAGTTTATCGAACTGCAGGGGGGTAAAATATGGTTGGAAAGCGAAGAAAATAAAGGCTCTACCTTCTTCTTTGAGATTCCGGTAAAGGTGGGGAAACAGGATAAGCTGGTTGGGAAGAAGTCTATTCAGTTTGACAACAACTTATTTAAGGACATAAAAATTCTTGTAGTCGAGGATGTTGCGGTCAATAGAAAACTTATGCATCAGATCTTTCGGAGGAAAAATATCGAGGTTGATTTTGCAGTTGATGGAAAGGATGCGGTCAAATCACTTGCTGAGAAAGCATTTGACCTGGTTTTTATGGACTTGCATATGCCGATCATGGATGGAAAGCAAGCGACGCAAATCATCCGAAATCCGGTTTCTCCTGTACTCAATCACGACATTCCTATCATTGCTTTGACAGCAGATGCTTTTGAGGATACAAAGACGGAAGTTCTGGAGGTCGGGATGGATGGCTTTTTGACCAAGCCGATTGATGTGGAGAAGCTTTATATGACTCTTTATGATCTTTTCGTCCTGAATCAGGATTGA